AGCCTTTTTCTAGAGCCATGCTTTAAATAAATTTTTTTTGAGATATCCCAATATCCATCCTTTTTAGTTATTTCCTGGATTTTCTTCTTTGCAGTTTTAGTGCTATTTGGGATGTCAATTATTGGTCTTATATAATTAATTTGTTCATATTCTTCTTTATTAAATCTAGATAATAGCCATGGTTCATGAATGAAATTAAGTGATATATCCTTTAATTCTGGTATCCATTTTTTTATAAATTTTCCTTGAGGATCATGATCTTTTCCCTGCTTAATAGGATTATAAATTCTATTGGTATTTATAGAAGTAGTTCCAGATTGCATTTGGCATTGGTTCCAATGTATTCCAGGCTCATAATCTACAAATTTATTTGCTAATTCAGAACCTGAATCTTGCCATGGTAGCCATAAATTATAGCTAGCAAAAGACATTAACATCGCTCTCATCCTGAAGTTAATCCATCCATTGAAATTTAACGAACGCATACATGCATCTACAAAAGGAAAGCCCGTATTGCCTGAACTCCATGAATAAAGTAATTCACTATTTTTTTCTCTAATATTTTTAAAAAAAGGATGGTATTCCCTAAACTCTAGTTCTGGTTCACTTTCAAGTTTCTGAATAAAATGACAATGCCAAGTTAATCTGCTTTTTAACATTCTTGAATTATTGTTTTTTGATATATTTGCCTTTTTAAAAATTTCTTTTAATGAAATGCATCCCCAACAAATGTATGGTGATAGTCTTGTACAACTATCAAATGATTTTTCTGGGCTAGATATATCTTTTGAATAAGAATCTAATTTATTACTAAAGAAGTATTGCATTCTCTCTAAACCTTTCTTTCTTCCACCTTGCATTCTTCCTGGACAAGTTTCTTTTTTAAAGGTAAAAATTTCGTCTGAGGGTATTTCTCCAATATTAAAGTTAATAGAATTAATTATTAATGGAGCTTTAAGCAAGTTTTTTTCGGAATTTTCTTGCCACTTTTTAGACCAATTATTCCTATCTAAATTTCCTCTAAAAACTGAAAATTGTAGAAATTCCTTCCAAATAATATTTTTGCTTAAAGCCCATTCTCTTACTTTTTGATCTCTTTTATAAGTAAGCCAATCGCCGGTTTCTTGATGGCTATAAATACCTTTGATTTTAAATTTTGTACTAATTTCATCAAAAATATTAATAACATTGCCAGTTCTAATAATTAATGGTTGTCCAATCTCAGCAAGTGCATTTCTTAAATCTATTAAACTTTCTTTGCAAAATTGCCATTGTCTATCTGAATGAGTATTTTGGCTCCAAATATCTAACTCAATAATATAAATAGGTAAAATATCATTATCTTTTATAGCCTCACAGAGAGCTTCGTTATCAAAAATTCTTAAATCTTTCTTAAACCATAAAATATTTATTTCTTTCATAATTTTTTGTTTTAATCCTAGAAAACTAAGATTAAGTTTGTAGTTAAAAAATATAAAAAATTTTAGAATAACTAAAAATCAAAAAAATGAAAATAACAAAAAAACTTTGGGAGGATAATTATGAGATTGCTTTACTTAGTTTAAATACAAAATTTGTTCAAGGTTTAAAGAATGGAAGTCTCCCTAAAAATATATTTCAAGAATATTTAGCTCAAGATTATTTCTTTTTAGAGACTTTTGCTAAGGCTTATGGTCTTGCTGTTTCCAAATCAAAAGATAAGTATTCAATAAGGAAGTTAAGTGAACTGTTAATGGGTGTTTCAGAGGAGTTAATACTTCATGAAACGTATGCAAAGGAATGGGATATTGATTTGTCTAATAACTATATAAAAAAAGCCACTAAAAATTATACAGATTTTCTTGATGATACTTCCAAAAGACTTAGCTCCGTTGAAATAATGTTTGCAATGACTCCATGTATGCGACTTTATTCTTGGATAGGAAAAAGTTTGTATAAGGAGGATTTTGACATTAAATATAAAGAATGGATAACTACATATTCTGATAAGAGCTTTGAAAAGCTAGCAGATTCACTTGAAAATCTTATTGAGACTAATAAAGAAACATATGATATTAATCAGGCCAAATATTTATACAGGAGAGCTATGGAATTGGAGTTAGATTTTTTTAATGCATATTCAGATTTCTGATTTAAATTAAAATTTATTTATAGTACTTTCAAAAAAGAGTTAATAAATTATGTATTCAAAAATTGCACTTTCAATAGGTGGTAGTGACTCCGGTGGTGGAGCAGGCATACAGGCTGACTTGAGAACTTTTATGGCTCTTAAAGTACATGGATGTTCAGTTATTACATGTATTACTGCACAAAATAGTATAGAGGTTACATGCGTTGAACCAGTAGAGAAGAATACTTTATTAAGTCAGTTAGATACTTTATTTACTGATTTTTGTATTGATGCCTTAAAAACTGGAATGTTATTAAATGAAAGGATAATTAATGAAACTGCTTCAAAATTAAATACATATAAAATAACCAAAATTATTGACCCAGTAATGGTTACAAGAACTGGTTCTAAATTACTTGAAGATTCTGCGATTAATGCTTATAAAAAACTCTTATTACCAATTGCGGATTTGGTAACTCCAAATATTTATGAAGCAAATTTACTTTCTGGCTTAGAAATAAGGAGTGAAGAAGATATCGAAAATTCCGCAAGAAAAATTATTGGTCTTGGAGCTAAAGCAGTACTTATAAAAGGTGGTGGTTTAAAAGATTTCAAAGGAAAGGATTTTTATCTTGACTTGAATGGTAGAAAAGAGTGGCTCTTTAATAATTTTATAAAAACAAAAAATACCCACGGTAGCGGCTGTACTTTGAGTGCTGCTATTTGTGGTTACAAAGCTCTAGGTTTTGATTTACTTGATTCCATACAAAAAGCTAAATTATTTGTTGAGAAATCTTTAGAAAATTCTTACAAAATCGGATCTGGCCCTGGTCCCTTAGGTCATCATTAATTATTTATAGAAGTCGAGTTAGAACCACCATTTTCTGTAAGGCTTTTTTAAAAATAAGATTTCTTCAGTCTCCCATCCTCCCTCCAACCACTCAAGATGCTCAAGCAATAAAGACTCACTTTCCCTTTTGCTTAATTGCCCAATTCTATTAGCAATACCATCGAACCTTACTTTCATCAATTCCTCAATTTTGATGTTATTCATAGGTTAAATAATAAATTTTTTCTACTCTTACTTGTATAGATTTTCTTGTCAACGATTTAATTTTATTTGTTTACTAGGAGTTTTTAAATATGTATTAAATACAACCTTTTGAAATAGATAGTAATTAAGACTTATTCACATAGATTTAATTAAAGACTAATTTATAAAAAAATACTATAACTATGAAAAAAGAAGAAACAGCAAATCAAAAAACCATTTTAAATGTAGGCTATTGTGAAACGACCTCTGAATGGCTCAATAGAATAATTACTGAACTAGCAGATGAAAATAAAAATTTCGTAGATTTGTCAGTTATTTGCGCTTAATTTTTTAGAAAATATAGTTTATTTTGATTATTTTCAGTTAGCTCTTAAGTATAAGAGAAATTTAAAAGATATTTTTGTGATGTGAATCCTAATAAAAAAAACATAGAAATAATTAAACAATTCAATTTATCTCCTCATCCTGAGGGTGGATGGTTTAGAGAGATAGTAAGGAGTGAGAATTCTCTAATAAGGGAAGATGGCCAAAGTAGAAACTTTATTACGGGAATTTATTATCTTTTGGAGAGAGATGCAAAAAGTGCTTGGCACAGAGTAAAAAATGCTGATGAAATTTGGATCTATTTAAGGGGCGATCCTCTGAATTTATGGTGCCTAGATAATGATAATAAGTTAATAAGAAATTTAATTTTAGATTCCAATAATCCAGTAGAAATGATCCCATCTGGATATTGGCAAGCTGCAAAAAGTACAGGCGAATTTACTTTAGTGAGTTGTTGTGTTGGCCCGGGCTTTGATTTTAAGGATTTTGAATTACTCAGAAATACAAATCATACTTCTAGATTGGATAAAGCAATTAATGATCTTATTTGAGACATTTTTTTGTTTATATTTTTGAAATTATCCTCTAGATTGATAAGGCTACTCCAATCAATCTATATTTAATGAATCAAAATTCTGTCAAAACAATTGGTATTAATGATGAACCAAGAAAAGATTCACACTTAGTTTATGTAAATCAGGCTGATGGATTAAAAGGCATCCTTAATAGGGATTTTGATGAATGGTCTAATTTTGATAGTTGGGAAAGTATTTCAGTTCAGCAATGGATTTTTTCTAGAGCTTTGGAGGTTTTCAGAGGTAAGAAAATTGATATTAAATGCGATTGTTGTGAAAATAATGATTTAATCCCAAATGATTTTGAGAATATAAAAAAAGAAAAATGCTTTGGTAAAAAAAGTGCGTACATGATTGAAAAAGTTGTAGATGAAATTGTATTAGCTAAGGCACGAAGAGAAAGTGATGGAACATATTCTGCGTAAGATTCATAACTATCTATGGAGTGAAAAATCTTTTACTCACCAGTGAAAATTATCAGAAGAACCAATCATTAAATTTCTAGTGGAAATCTTATGGAACTTAAAGTGTACCGAATCACTGAACTCCTTTTCATCTGAGTAATTCACAAGATCCACTGGGTCGATGTTGTCATCGAACCATGCATCATATTCAATATGGTTTGGTTCAGCGAAATAACTCATATCCAATTAATAGCTTCCAAAAAACGTATAAACGGTACATGCGATACCAAATTAAAATTCTTAATTTTTAGATAATCTATATTTTTAACTTTTTCATCAAGATTAGTTGCTAAAAAGATAGGAGAAATATCTATAAATTCATGTCTCTCGATACATCCATGGTTTCTATCCATCCCCACTTCACAATCAAAGATGGGAAGATGGACCAGTGCATAGCTCTTTTAGAAGAAATTTTGGTACTGACAAAATCTAATGAACCTGACTGCCTTTTTTTTAATATCACTACATGCGGTTCAGATAAGGCTTATGTAAGAGAGGCATATAAAGATGGTGCTGCCGCTTTATTTCATCTCAAAAATATGGGACATATGATTCCCAAGCTTTTTGAAGTGTCAGATATTACTGTGCAGGTCCAAGGCCCAGCTAAGGAGATTGAACCCTTGAAGGAAATACTCCCAGAGGCTGATTTCTATGAAGCAATATCTGGATTCTGATAAAGGTTGTTTTTATTGACAGTCGATCGCTAGGGGCTTTTAGCCCCTTTTTTTATTTAGGAATTCAAAATAAATTAATCTTCCCTTTACTTATATCAAGTAGCTTTATTATCAGCACAAAAATTATTTTTATGGAATCAACTTTTTATATTGTTCATCATGAATTTAAGGCAGGAAAAGCTGAAAAATGGTGGGAAACAGCTTATGCGGCAATGTCACCAGGTGGTGGATGGGATGATGCGGTAGCAGCTAATAAAGAAAAAGGATTTTTTAACCATTCTGCAAATGCCGTAACTAAAACTGGTCCTGTATATTGTTTTTGGGAAGTAAAAGAGGGTATTTCTGCTGAAGATTTTCAGGAGTTTATAGATGGCCCCTCTGGTCCAGGGTTCGGACAAGATGCATTGATGAATATCTGTAAACCAATTGACACATCATTAATGAATGGACAAACACCTTATCCACCAGTTTTTTCTTGATTATTGACAGTCGATTTAAAATAAATAGCAATTAGCTTTTTTTTATGACTATTGAAACTACTGTTTTCACCTTTAAACTTTCAAATACATTTGAAGAATGGGTAAAAATGTTTGATAGTCCAGAGATAGATGCATTTCATAAAACGGTAGGACTTACTCCTCTATATCGTGGCAAAAGTTTAATTGATCCAAAAGAAGTTATTGTTATTCATCAAGCTGAAGAAGGTGTTGCTAAGCATGTTTTTTCAGATCCTGAAACCATTAAGAATATAGAATCTGGAGGACATATTTATAGCACAACTAAAATCACAAGTTGGGTTTCTGATTAGTCGAAAAACTAACTATGCAAACTTATACAAGTTTAATGAGAACAGGAATTCCACATAAGATCTTTAAAGCAAAATTAGGATATACCAGAGTTTAAGGATAAGAGTATTAACTAATTAAATTGACTAAATTATTAATAAGAACCTTAGTGCTAGAGGTAACCATAGGCATAGAAGAAGCATTATTAAAAGTGTAATGGCATGGATATTTGGAATGTATTGCTCTTTAAAAATTTGTGTTTTCATGATTTATCTTGCCTTCTTAAGTTTGATTTCTCTTCTGATTAGCAAAGCAATAACTACAACACACATGTTCATTAGAAATACGTCTAATGGCATTTAATAAAAAAAGTCTCTAATCAATTAATAGCAAGATTATTGCTCTACGAATCAATCAATGATTATTAATGTTTATTGGCTTAATAAAACGAATTGAAAAATTAAATTTATGCTTAAATATCTCAGTAATATTTACTATTAAATGGCTTATTCAGAAACAAGAATAGTAATAGGCGGTTTAGCTCATGTGCCTGTTGTTATTTTTATAGCCAATTTTATTAAAGGTAAGTTTGGAATTAAAACCGAAGAGACAAAAGATACTGTACTTATAGGGGAGCCAGTTAAGATTATTGAGGTAAGTGATACTATAGTTAAAGAAGGAAAAGCAGAAGCTATAAAAGAAATCTCAAATAAGCTTGACAGTATTGAACAGAAGGCTGATGAGGTTTATGAAAAGGTAAAGAAGAAGAAGAAAGATAAGAAGAAGAAGAAAAAAAATAACTAAATTGAGATCCTATCAAGCAACAATACATCTTGAACTTGTATTGTATCTCTCTTATCTTCGTCTTCGGGATCTTTATAAGATTCAATTTCAGCTTGAATTTTTCTCTTATAAACTCCTTTGATGTAGTCCATTTCTCTTTTGTCTTTGTCCAGAATTGAGAATGGTGATCTTTTTAAGTTCATAACTTTCTCCTAAATAAATAAATTTAATCAGCTCCAGTTTTTATAAGATTCAACAAAACTATCCAATGTTTGCTGATTCCTGATTTCTTCCTCAAGAAGTTCTTCTTCTGATCTTTCTTCAATCTCAGATTTATAATCTTCTTGTAGTGTGGATTTCGTAGACATTTGCTCATGACGACTACATCTATGTTCTAACTAGTTAGACAGGCCATTCGACTAATAAATATGTACGGTTTGAGGTACTCCCATATACGGATAAAGGATCAACAATTGAATTTAAATATAGGTAAAATGTATGAAATTTTGATCAATTTTTGCCTTTAAGAATCATCAATAAAGGTAGACCAATAAGCATCAAACTCCCATCAATTAATAAAAAAGTATTCAGGTTCATTTATCCATTCCTTCTGGGGTATCCCAATTTAGAGAAATTCCTTTTTTAATTGGTTGTCTTTTCATATCATCCGTCTCTTTTCTGATTTTGTTGTAGTAGGCGAACTCCTCTGGATCATCAGAACCAAGACCATAATTCATGATTGCTGCAATATATATTTTGTGCATCCGGTATGAAGATACTGGCATTACTAAAGGCAAACTATTTTAAATATATTTGAATTCTAGTCAAAATGCTGATCTACGAGATCTCAGTTATATCAATCAATTGCTCAAGTGCCCTCGTCGGGACTTGAACCCGAGACCTCTCCCTTACCAAGGGAGTGCTCTACCGCTGAGCTACAAGGGCAATTTTAAGTGGGCCGGGTTGGATTTGAACCAACGTAGGCAGAGCCAGCGGATTTACAGTCCGCCCCCTTTAACCACTCGGGCACCGACCCCCACTATTTGAACTTATCAGTTAATGGACACTTTGTGTGAAATTGTTTTGGTTTTTTTGTTTCTTTCTAGATAGCATTTGTAAAGAAAAGACTTTATTGATGATGAATATTTTATTGATAAATGGACCAAATCTTAATCTTTTGGGCACTAGAGAACCTGAAATATATGGTAATAAAACATTGAGTGATATAGAAATAGATTTAACTAAAGTTGCTAAAGAAAAAAGTATTAATCTTGAATGTTTTCAAAGTAATCACGAAGGTGAAATAGTAGATAAAATTCAGGAGTCTGTAAAAAGTATCCAAGGTATTCTTATAAATGCTGGTGCTTTTACTCATACCTCGATTTCTATTCGTGATGCTTTAATTGGATCGAAAATTCCTTTTGTAGAGTTACATATTTCAAATATTTTCAGTAGAGAAGATTTTCGTAAAGAATCTTTTCTTACAGATAAAGCTATAGGAATTATTAGTGGATTCGGCATATCAAGTTATTCCTTAGCTCTTGAAGGAATCATTGGATATTTGAGTATTAAAGATTAAATGCTAGTCGATTTTAAAAGGCCCACTTCTCATATTAAATATTTATCGTCATTTACCTCAGATGAGTGGATCAAACTCGCATTATCTAATCCAATAGATATTCTTATTGACCATGCTCATTGTGAAAGAAAAGCAGCAGGAGTAGCTATTCAATTGATGTTTAGATATCCATCAGAACCAAATCTGGCAGAAGTTCTAAGTCCAATAGCGAGAGAGGAATTAGAGCATTTTGAAAAAATACTTTATTTTTTAAAGGATCTTGGACATTCTCTTGAGTCCTTAAAACCGCCTCCATATGGAGCTGAGTTGTCCAAGAATATAAGAAAGGAAGAGCCCAATAGAATGCTTGATAGTTTCTTAATAGCAGGACTTATTGAAGCAAGAAGTCATGAAAGATTAAGCTTGCTTGCGCTGAATTCTGAAGATAAATCGTTTAAATCCCTTTATGAGTCTCTGCTAGAGAGTGAGGCAAGACATTTTGGAGTTTACTGGAAACTAGCGCAAACTAAATTTTCTAAAGATCAAACTTTCAAAAGGTTAGAGGAATTGTCTGAAATTGAGTCAGCAATACTTGCTGAAACTTTTATATTGCCAAGGGTACATAGCTAAAGTTAATAAAATAAAAATGATAATAAAAAAGTTCTTAAGTTTACTTAATCCATATAAAACTGATTTACCCACATTCACCATCGTTGGTGTAGGCCCTGGAGATCCATCGCTTTTAACAATTGCTGCTGTGGATGCAATAAAAAAAGCGAAAGTTATAGTTTTCCCAATATCAGATGATAATAAAAAGAGTTTTGCTGCGGAAATAGTCAAGAAATACACCAAATTTAAAAAAAATATCCCTATCATCTTTCCAATGGCTAGGAAGGATTTTGATCCAGATGAAATATGGTCTAATGCTGTAGAAAAAATTGTGAAATCTATACAAAATGGCGAATCAGTTGTTTTACTTTGTCTTGGAGATACTTCACTATTTGCAAGCTCTTCTAATATCTTGAGGTTAATAAAAAATAATCATGCTGAAATTATTACCAAAACAATACCTGGTATTTCCTCTATTTCAGCAGCAGCAGCTTTGAATGATTTTGATTTGGTAAAAAAAGGCGAGACATTAATCATCAAAGAATGCCCTTCTTCAGAATCTGAACTAACAACCCTAATTAGGGAAAGCAAGGCAAATAAAACGGTATTGGCCTTTATGAAAGTTGGCAAAAGATGGAATTTAGTTAGGGAAATTTTAAAAAAAGAGGATATTATCAATACAACATTAATAGCTTTGAGTGTTGGGATGCCTGATCAAATTATTCAATATGCATCACAATATAATAAAGAATTTATGCCTTATTTTTCTTTGATTTTGATAAGGTTCGATTAATGTATAAAAAAGAAAAATTAGTTGAAAATAAATTTACATGGCCAATTTGTAAGGATCTATTATTTCTTGTTCTCGAAGATAGGGTTAGTGATGTTTTTGTTTGTGAATTGGTTTGGGAAAGACTTTTTTACACCAAAGAGCTCTCTATAAATGATTGGGCCTTTAGCGCATTAACTCCTTCTTATTGGTCAGAAAAATTTGAAAAAGCTCCTCAAATCATTGCAGAGCGACCAGCCTCAATACATTTGACGCGATCAATTCCAAAAGAATATAAACAGGGATTGAAAAATTTTCTCAATTTTAAAGGTTATAAGATTAATGAACTCTATCCAAGAAGAACTAGAAGAGCGACGGCAGTAAATTGGTTGATTTATTGGGCGATTGAAAATGATTGTTTTTCAAAAGATAGTGGATTAATGCCAAGTGCTAGTTCACCCCCTGTTAATCCAGTTAAAGGACATTTTGGCGATCCAGAAATTAAATAAGTTTTTTTGAAAAGGTAAATGATTCTATTAAAGGTATAGTTGTAATGGATACTACTTTCTTTGGAGAGAAGAATTGATTCTTCCTACAATAGCAATTATCGGAAGACCTAACGTTGGGAAATCTACCTTAGTTAATCGTCTTTGCCAAAGTAATGATGCAATAGTTTTTGATAAGCCAGGTGTTACAAGAGATAGAACTTATCAAAATGCTTCATGGGGAGGTAAGGAATTTCAAATAGTTGATACTGGAGGTTTAGTTTTTGATGATGATAGTGAATTTCTCCCAGAGATAAGGACACAAGTTTTCTTAGCTCTAGAAGAGGCTTCACTCGCGTTACTGGTGGTTGATGGGAATCAAGGCGTTACTGATGGTGATTTATCAATAGCAAAATGGTTAAGAAACTCTAGCTGTAAAACAATTGTTGCTGTGAATAAATGTGAATCGACTACTCTAGGAATATCTCTTGCTTCAGAGTTCTGGAAATTAGGATTGGGCGAACCCAACCCTGTTTCAGCTATTCATGGTTCAGGTACTGGAGATCTTTTAGATCTCGTTGTTGGCGAACTTCCTGAAAATAATATCCATGATGATGAAGAAAAGATAATGATGTCTATTATTGGTAGGCCTAATGTTGGTAAATCTAGTTTGTTAAATTCAATCTGTGGAGAAAAAAGAGCAATAGTTAGTGATATTAGTGGCACGACAACTGATTCAATAGATACGCTCATTAAAAAAGGTGATAATCATTGGAAAATTATTGATACTGCAGGGATTAGAAGAAAGAAAAATGTTAAATATGGCACTGAATTTTTTGGTATTAATAGGGCTTTTAAATCTATAGATAGAAGTGATGTTTGTGTTTTAGTTATAGATGCTATAGATGGAGTAACTGATCAAGACCAGAAGCTGGCTGGGCGCATAGAAGAACAAGGCAGAGCTTGCATAATTGTTGTTAATAAATGGGATCTTGTAGAAAAAAATAGTTCAACAATTTATCAAGTAGAAAAAGAACTTAGATCTAAACTTTATTTTTTACACTGGTCAAAAATGATTTTTATATCTGCCCTAACTGGTCAAAGGGTTGATAATATTTTTGAGCATGCTCTTAATGCTGTCAATCAACATAGAAGAAGAGTTACAACATCTGTAGTTAATGAAGTACTTAAAGAATCAATCAGTTGGAAAAGTCCTCCAACGAAGAGAAGCGGAAAGCAAGGTAGGCTTTATTACGGTACTCAAGTAAAGAATAAACCTCCCACTTTTACTCTTTTTGTAAATGACCCTAAATTATTCGGAATAACTTATAGAAGATATATTGAAAAACAAATTAGAGTAAATTTAGGCTTTGAAGGCACACCCCTCATTTTACTTTGGAGAGGGAAACAGCAAAGAGCTTTAAATAAAGAAGTAGAAAGAGAAAATATTGAGTTAATTCAAAAAGATTAATGAATTTGCTAACCAAATTTTCTGTTGGTCAATACGTTCATGGCAATAGAAGTTGGCTAAGAATTATAGATAGTAGATTAAAAATAATTATCGTAATGATATTTTTAATCACTCCAATCTGGGCAGGTCCAATATGGAGATTGAGTTTAGTTGGTTTTTTACTTTTAATTACTTTTTTAAGTTTATTGCCACCTAGAGTATGGTGGCGATCATTATTTTTTCTCTCATGCTTGTCACTTTTAATTGGATGTATATCAATTCTTGCCTCTTCTGATATTCAATCTCTTGATGGCTATTTGAGAAATCCCAATGAGTTACATGTAGTACTGGAAAGCCAAAAAGAATGGAATATTTTGCAAATTCCTTCGCAGAAGATATGGTTTATTAATTTTGGTCCCTATAACTTATCAAGAAAAGCCTTTGAACTAGGAATAAAAACCTCCACTTTGATATTTACCGTTATTCATAGTGTGAATTTGATGCTTTTAACCACATTGCAGGAAGACATTGTATGGGGATTGAGTTGGTTTATGTATCCATTAAGAAAGATTGGATTGCCAACTAGTAAGTGGCTGTTTCAGTTGTTAATTGCATTACGTTTTATTCCTCTAGTGCAGGAAGAACTTCAAAATATCATTAAATCAGTGTCAGTTAGATCAATAAATTTTCGAAATTTAGGATTAAAGAAATCTTTTAATGTTTTGTTAATCTTAGTGGAAAGGTTATTTCAAAATATATTTCTGAGAATTGATCATGGAGCAGAATCATTACTCTCAAAAAAAAATATTATTATTAAAACCAACAGATTTAGAACTCTTTATCCTTCAAAATCACTCAATGTA
This window of the Prochlorococcus marinus XMU1410 genome carries:
- a CDS encoding FAD-binding domain-containing protein, which gives rise to MKEINILWFKKDLRIFDNEALCEAIKDNDILPIYIIELDIWSQNTHSDRQWQFCKESLIDLRNALAEIGQPLIIRTGNVINIFDEISTKFKIKGIYSHQETGDWLTYKRDQKVREWALSKNIIWKEFLQFSVFRGNLDRNNWSKKWQENSEKNLLKAPLIINSINFNIGEIPSDEIFTFKKETCPGRMQGGRKKGLERMQYFFSNKLDSYSKDISSPEKSFDSCTRLSPYICWGCISLKEIFKKANISKNNNSRMLKSRLTWHCHFIQKLESEPELEFREYHPFFKNIREKNSELLYSWSSGNTGFPFVDACMRSLNFNGWINFRMRAMLMSFASYNLWLPWQDSGSELANKFVDYEPGIHWNQCQMQSGTTSINTNRIYNPIKQGKDHDPQGKFIKKWIPELKDISLNFIHEPWLLSRFNKEEYEQINYIRPIIDIPNSTKTAKKKIQEITKKDGYWDISKKIYLKHGSRKRLRKNINNKKTVSKEKEKQYELKLDF
- a CDS encoding TenA family protein yields the protein MKITKKLWEDNYEIALLSLNTKFVQGLKNGSLPKNIFQEYLAQDYFFLETFAKAYGLAVSKSKDKYSIRKLSELLMGVSEELILHETYAKEWDIDLSNNYIKKATKNYTDFLDDTSKRLSSVEIMFAMTPCMRLYSWIGKSLYKEDFDIKYKEWITTYSDKSFEKLADSLENLIETNKETYDINQAKYLYRRAMELELDFFNAYSDF
- the thiD gene encoding bifunctional hydroxymethylpyrimidine kinase/phosphomethylpyrimidine kinase, with protein sequence MYSKIALSIGGSDSGGGAGIQADLRTFMALKVHGCSVITCITAQNSIEVTCVEPVEKNTLLSQLDTLFTDFCIDALKTGMLLNERIINETASKLNTYKITKIIDPVMVTRTGSKLLEDSAINAYKKLLLPIADLVTPNIYEANLLSGLEIRSEEDIENSARKIIGLGAKAVLIKGGGLKDFKGKDFYLDLNGRKEWLFNNFIKTKNTHGSGCTLSAAICGYKALGFDLLDSIQKAKLFVEKSLENSYKIGSGPGPLGHH
- a CDS encoding cupin domain-containing protein gives rise to the protein MNPNKKNIEIIKQFNLSPHPEGGWFREIVRSENSLIREDGQSRNFITGIYYLLERDAKSAWHRVKNADEIWIYLRGDPLNLWCLDNDNKLIRNLILDSNNPVEMIPSGYWQAAKSTGEFTLVSCCVGPGFDFKDFELLRNTNHTSRLDKAINDLI
- a CDS encoding phosphoenolpyruvate carboxykinase, whose amino-acid sequence is MNQNSVKTIGINDEPRKDSHLVYVNQADGLKGILNRDFDEWSNFDSWESISVQQWIFSRALEVFRGKKIDIKCDCCENNDLIPNDFENIKKEKCFGKKSAYMIEKVVDEIVLAKARRESDGTYSA
- a CDS encoding DUF3764 family protein; this encodes MTIETTVFTFKLSNTFEEWVKMFDSPEIDAFHKTVGLTPLYRGKSLIDPKEVIVIHQAEEGVAKHVFSDPETIKNIESGGHIYSTTKITSWVSD
- the aroQ gene encoding type II 3-dehydroquinate dehydratase gives rise to the protein MNILLINGPNLNLLGTREPEIYGNKTLSDIEIDLTKVAKEKSINLECFQSNHEGEIVDKIQESVKSIQGILINAGAFTHTSISIRDALIGSKIPFVELHISNIFSREDFRKESFLTDKAIGIISGFGISSYSLALEGIIGYLSIKD
- a CDS encoding tRNA-(ms[2]io[6]A)-hydroxylase; translated protein: MLVDFKRPTSHIKYLSSFTSDEWIKLALSNPIDILIDHAHCERKAAGVAIQLMFRYPSEPNLAEVLSPIAREELEHFEKILYFLKDLGHSLESLKPPPYGAELSKNIRKEEPNRMLDSFLIAGLIEARSHERLSLLALNSEDKSFKSLYESLLESEARHFGVYWKLAQTKFSKDQTFKRLEELSEIESAILAETFILPRVHS
- the cobI gene encoding precorrin-2 C(20)-methyltransferase gives rise to the protein MIIKKFLSLLNPYKTDLPTFTIVGVGPGDPSLLTIAAVDAIKKAKVIVFPISDDNKKSFAAEIVKKYTKFKKNIPIIFPMARKDFDPDEIWSNAVEKIVKSIQNGESVVLLCLGDTSLFASSSNILRLIKNNHAEIITKTIPGISSISAAAALNDFDLVKKGETLIIKECPSSESELTTLIRESKANKTVLAFMKVGKRWNLVREILKKEDIINTTLIALSVGMPDQIIQYASQYNKEFMPYFSLILIRFD
- a CDS encoding DUF1823 family protein — protein: MYKKEKLVENKFTWPICKDLLFLVLEDRVSDVFVCELVWERLFYTKELSINDWAFSALTPSYWSEKFEKAPQIIAERPASIHLTRSIPKEYKQGLKNFLNFKGYKINELYPRRTRRATAVNWLIYWAIENDCFSKDSGLMPSASSPPVNPVKGHFGDPEIK
- the der gene encoding ribosome biogenesis GTPase Der, which codes for MILPTIAIIGRPNVGKSTLVNRLCQSNDAIVFDKPGVTRDRTYQNASWGGKEFQIVDTGGLVFDDDSEFLPEIRTQVFLALEEASLALLVVDGNQGVTDGDLSIAKWLRNSSCKTIVAVNKCESTTLGISLASEFWKLGLGEPNPVSAIHGSGTGDLLDLVVGELPENNIHDDEEKIMMSIIGRPNVGKSSLLNSICGEKRAIVSDISGTTTDSIDTLIKKGDNHWKIIDTAGIRRKKNVKYGTEFFGINRAFKSIDRSDVCVLVIDAIDGVTDQDQKLAGRIEEQGRACIIVVNKWDLVEKNSSTIYQVEKELRSKLYFLHWSKMIFISALTGQRVDNIFEHALNAVNQHRRRVTTSVVNEVLKESISWKSPPTKRSGKQGRLYYGTQVKNKPPTFTLFVNDPKLFGITYRRYIEKQIRVNLGFEGTPLILLWRGKQQRALNKEVERENIELIQKD